Proteins from a genomic interval of Equus quagga isolate Etosha38 chromosome 11, UCLA_HA_Equagga_1.0, whole genome shotgun sequence:
- the MPP2 gene encoding MAGUK p55 subfamily member 2 isoform X3, protein MPVAATNSETAMQQVLDNLGSLPNATGAAELDLIFLRGIMESPIVRSLAKAHERLEETKLEAVRDNNLELVQEILRDLAQLAEQSSTAAELARILQEPHFQSLLETHDSVASKTYETPPPSPGLDPTFSNQPVPPDAVRMVGIRKTAGEHLGVTFRVEGGELVIARILHGGMVAQQGLLHVGDIIKEVNGQPVGSDPRALQELLRSASGSVILKILPSYQEPHLPRQVFVKCHFDYDPARDSLIPCKEAGLRFTAGDLLQIVNQDDANWWQACHVEGGSAGLIPSQLLEEKRKAFVKRDLELTPTSGTLCGSLSGKKKKRMMYLTTKNAEFDRHELLIYEEVARMPPFRRKTLVLIGAQGVGRRSLKNKLIMWDPDRYGTTVPYTSRRPKDSEREGQGYSFVSRAEMEADIRAGRYLEHGEYEGNLYGTRIDSIRGVVAAGKVCVLDVNPQAVKVLRTAEFVPYVVFIEAPDFETLRAMNRAALESGVSTKQLTEADLRRTVEESSRIQRGYGHYFDLSLVNSNLERTFRELQAAMEKLRTEPQWVPVSWVY, encoded by the exons GCCCACGAGCGGCTTGAGGAGACAAAGCTGGAGGCTGTGCGAGACAACAACCTGGAGCTCGTGCAGGAGATCCTGCGGGACCTGGCGCAGCTGGCCGAGCAGAGCAGCACCGCCGCGGAGCTGGCCCGCATCCTCCAGGAGCCCCACTTCCAG TCCCTCCTGGAGACCCATGACTCTGTGGCCTCAAAGACCTATGAGACACCACCCCCCAGCCCCGGCCTGGACCCAACGTTCAGCAACCAGCCTGTGCCTCCGGACGCGGTGCGCATGGTGGGCATTCGCAAGACTGCTGGAGAGCATCTG GGTGTGACGTTCCGCGTGGAGGGCGGTGAGTTGGTGATCGCACGCATTCTGCATGGGGGCATGGTGGCTCAGCAAGGCCTGCTGCACGTGGGTGACATCATCAAGGAGGTGAACGGGCAGCCGGTGGGCAGCGACCCCCGCGCGCTGCAGGAGCTCCTGCGCAGCGCCAGCGGCAGCGTCATCCTCAAGATCCTGCCCAGCTACCAGGAGCCCCATCTGCCCCGCCAG GTATTTGTGAAATGCCACTTTGACTATGACCCTGCCCGAGACAGCCTCATCCCCTGCAAGGAAGCGGGCCTGCGCTTCACCGCTGGAGACTTGCTGCAGATTGTAAACCAGGACGACGCCAACTGGTGGCAG GCATGCCATGTGGAAGGGGGCAGCGCAGGGCTCATTCCCAGCCAGCTGCTGGAGGAGAAGCGGAAGGCTTTCGTCAAGCGCGACCTGGAGCTGACGCCCACCTCAG GAACGCTATGTGGCAGCCtttcaggaaagaagaagaagcGAATGATGTATTTGACCACCAAGAATGCAG AGTTTGACCGCCACGAGCTGCTCATTTATGAGGAGGTGGCCCGCATGCCCCCTTTCCGCCGGAAAACCCTGGTGCTGATCGGGGCTCAGGGTGTGGGTCGGCGCAGCCTGAAGAACAAGCTCATCATGTGGGATCCAGACCGCTACGGCACCACGGTGCCCT ACACATCCCGGCGGCCCAAGGACTCAGAGCGGGAAGGCCAGGGTTACAGCTTTGTGTCCCGTGCGGAGATGGAGGCCGACATCCGTGCTGGGCGCTACCTGGAACATGGCGAATACGAGGGCAACCTCTATGGCACACGGATCGATTCCATCCGGGGTGTGGTTGCTGCCGGCAAGGTGTGCGTGCTGGATGTCAACCCCCAG GCGGTGAAGGTGCTGAGAACAGCTGAGTTTGTCCCTTATGTGGTGTTCATCGAGGCCCCTGACTTTGAGACCCTGCGGGCCATGAACCGGGCTGCGCTGGAGAGTGGGGTGTCCACCAAGCAGCTGACG GAGGCGGACCTGAGACGGACAGTGGAGGAGAGCAGCCGCATCCAGAGAGGCTACGGGCACTACTTTGACCTCAGCCTGGTCAACAGCAACCTGGAGAGGACCTTCCGGGAGCTCCAGGCCGCCATGGAGAAGCTGCGGACCGAGCCCCAGTGGGTGCCTGTCAGCTGGGTGTACTGA